A stretch of DNA from Asticcacaulis sp.:
ATGAAAACGACATCACGGCGGCCGAAAACACCGCGATAGCGGTCATCGAGGCCGTAGATGGTGGTGTTGTACTGGTCATGACTGCGCAGGGTGGTCAGGGTCAGTACCTCGGGATCGGGATCGGTCGCCTCGGCGCGCACGCCTGTGAAGATGCGAAACTCCGCCTTGCCGGACGCGGTTTTCCAAAGACGCTCGGACGGGCCGACCGGCAGCCGGAAACCGCCTGGCGTGCGGATGCGTTCGTTATAGTCATGGAAGGCCGGCAGGACCTGGGCGATGGCGTCGCGGATCAGGCTGTAGTCATCGGCATAGGCTTCCCACGGGATGGCGAAGCGATCGCCAAGGACCGCGCGCGCGCAGGTTCGCCACGATCCACGGTTCTGAGCGGACATGTTCGGAAGGCGGCGGCAGCTTGCCGGTCGAGGCGTGGACCATCGACATGGTGTCCTCGACCGTTACCGATTGCGGGCCGGACGCCTGCAGGTCCAGTTCGGTACGGCCGAGGCAGGGCAGGAGGATGTTTTCCTTCGCCAGCAACAGATGCGAACGGTTGAGCTTGGTGGCGACATGCACGGCGAGGTCAAGACCGCGCACCGCCGCGAAACTGCGCGCCGGGTCCGACATAGCGACGGCCAGGTTGCCGCCGAGGCAGACCATGACCTTTGACCGGCCCTCCGCCATGGCCTGCATGGCGGCCACGGCGTCGTGACCATGAGCGACCGGTGGTTCAAATCCATAGACGCGCCTGATGCCTTCGCGCAAATGGGCGGGCGCCTTTTCATCAATGCCGACGGTGCGGTCGCCCTGCACATTGGAATGCCCGCGCAAAGGACAGATTCCGGCGCCGGGGCGGCCGTAATTGCCACGCAAAAGCAGCAGGTTGGAAATCTGCTGCACGGCGGCGGTACCCTGGCTGTGCTGGGTGACGCCCATGCCATAACAGACGATAACGGATTTGGCTTTCGCGTAGATCTGACCGGCATGTTCGAGCTGGGCGCGTGTCAGCCCGGAGGCGGCCTCGATATCTTCCCACAAACAGGCGCGCAGATCGGCGATCATGTCCTCGATACCGACCGTATGTTCGGCCAGGAAGGCGCGGTCGAGCACACCTTCGCCGCCAGCGGCCCGGTCGGCGTCATCGAGCGCGACGACCGCCTTCATGACGCCTTTCAAGGCCGCGATATCGCCGCCTATCTTCAGTTGCAGGTAGTCGCTGGCGATGGGCGTCGAGGTCAGGGTCGCCATCTCGACAGGCGATTGCGGCGAGGCGAAACGCTCCAGGGCGCGTTCCTTCAACGGATTGAATACAACGATCGGCGCGCCGCGTTTGGATGCCTCGCGCAGAGTGGCCATCATGCGCGGATGGTTGGTGCCGGGATTGTGGCCGATGGAAAAGATGGCGTCGGCATGGTCGAAGTCTTCCAGCGTCACCGACGCCTTGCCGAGCCCGATCACCTCAGCCAGCCCGACACTGGTCGCCTCGTGGCACATGTTCGAGCAGTCGGGGAAGTTGTTGGTGCCGAAGGCGCGCACGAAAAGCTGGAAGAGGAACGCCGCCTCGTTGGAGGCGCGGCCCGACGTGTAGAACTCGGCCATGTTCGGGTCGGGCAGGGCGTTCAGGGCCGTGGCGATGCGTTGGAAGGCGTCCCCCCAGGCGATTTCGACATAGCGGTCGGTGGCCGGATCATAGACCATCGGGTGGGTGAGGCGGCCCAGGTCCTCGATATCATGGTCATGCCAGGTGAGCAGGTCGCGCACGCTGTGCTGGCCGAGGACCTCCGGCGTGGCGCGTTTGCGGGTGGCCTCCCAGGTAACGGCCTTGGCGCCATTTTCGCAGAATTCAAAGGCCGAGGTGTGTTTGGGATCGGGCCAGGCGCAGCCGGGGCAGTCAAAGCCATGTGGCTGGTTGTTGCGCATCAGGGTTTGCGAGCCGGCCACGATATCCATCTGGCTGCGCAGGGTCCGCGCCACGGCCCTGAGCGCGCCCCAGCCGCCGGCCGGGGCATGATATTCGCGGATACCTTCGTCTGACATGGCGACTCCTGCCTTCTGGAGAGACCTTGTATCACCCCTCGAAGGCAGGTTCCAATAGGCTTGCCAGGTGTTTATGGCCGCCAGACATAGGGCGCGGTGGAGGTGACTTCCGGCACCGGCACGGTCAGGTCGCCGCCCTGTTTCGGATCGGCCTGCGATGACTTATCGACAAAGCCGCTGTAGACGCCCGTACTGAGCTTGGGACCGCCACGCACCTCGGCATCGCCAAGAATTTCGGCCGTGCCGGACAGTTCGGTGCCGGGCTCGAAGCCGCCGATGCCGAGGAAGGTGGTTTCGACCCCGGCATTGTCTTTGACCGTCACGCCGTCATCAATAATGCTCATGGCGCCAATGACGGCATTGCCGGAGACCGTGCCGCCGCGCACCAGGGCGTGGTCCTCGATGCGGGCATTGCCCTTGACCGTACCGCCAAGAACGCGCGCGTAAGGTCCGACATAGACGGAAGGCTCGACATGGGCCGCATTGCTGACCCAGCCACCGCCATTGGCCTGGATATGGCCATTTGCGCCGGGCGTGTAACCCGCTTCGTAACCCTGAGGCAGGGCGCCGGTCAGTTGCACCATCCACGGATAGCGGTAGATGGAATAGTACGCCTGGTCCCACTGTATCTTCTGTTGGCTGGAGGGCGTGCCGACCACGACCATATAGACCGCCTGGTCGCCGGACTTGAGATCGAAAGACAGGTCGCCATCGGCGCCGCCCATCAACGGGCCGTAGCGCGGCGTGCCGTCAGCCTGGATGGCGACCACACCCCAGCGCCAGTCGGAATCGGGCTGCGGTATCGACGCCGGATCATTGGTGAAGCCGGGCAGGGTGGTGGCGGCCGGTGCCGCCTGGACCACGCCGCGGAACTTGACGGTGACCTTGGTGGCGCCGGCATCCGGCATCAGGCGCACGACATTATAACCCCAGCGCTGTGGCGCCCAGGCATTGGGCACGGCGAAGCGGCGCTGGCCGAGGTCCATCGGATCGAGCGCCGTCACACGCAGGGCCCGCTGGCCGTCGCGCTGGTCATAGGAACCATATTTGGCGCGGTAGGTCGGGGCTTCGTCATTGCCGTCTTGGTCGACATAGTCCCAGGTGATGTTGCGCAAAGCCCATTCGCCGAATTCATCATTGAGGTCGGCGACTGACCATTTCTGATTGCGCATCAGGGTGCTGAACGGGTCTTCCTCCAGATAACCGGCCTGGTCGGGCTTCAGGCCATTGGCCCACAGGTTGTTGACGGCCTGATAGCCGTACTTGTCCTTGAGATATTCGAGAAACTGCCAGTTGCAGTAACGATCACGCGTCGAGCCGTAATAGAGGTGCGGGAAATTGACCAGCAGTTCGGAGCAGTGCACCTCGTTGCGGTATTCCGGCATCTGGTGGGCCATCCAGTTGGCATGGCCTTCCCACAGCCAGCCGACATATTTGCCATCGCGGAAACTGCGCGTCGAACCCTGCAGCGCATGGGTAAATTCGTGCGCCAGTCCCCAGTGGTCTTTCAGCGCGAGTGGTCCGATCCACATGCCCATGTCGCGGTCACCGGTCGGGCCGCCGGTCAGGCCAAAGGTCGGATCGAGATTGATATTGGCCTTGTGCTTGGTGGCGGTGTCGCAATAGGGCTCGGGGAACTTGATCTGGCCGATGAAGGTGGTCCAGACGGTCTCCAGATAGTCTCCGGCCGAGACGGCGTCGGCCTTGTTCACACCGCCGTCCTTCCAGCGAAAGGCAAAATGCGCCGTCTCGTACTGGACCTTTTGCTCGTCCGGCGTGCCGGAAACCACCGTCCAGGTACCGGCCACGCAGGCACCGGTGACCGGAGGCGTGACGGGCAGCGTCACCGGTGGAGTCTGGGCGGAAGCCGAACCGCCACCGCATCCCGTGAGAAACGCGCAGACCGGCAGCAAGGCAAGGAGGGATACGCGGGCACTCAAGGGATGGCGGAGCATGGACAGGCTTTCTTAAGCGGTGGTACCGGCGGGCGCGGCGGTGAACAGCAGGATGTCGAACACCATGGCGGTGGAGCGGCCTTCCTTCGGCACCAGCTTGACGGTCACCGAGGTCTTGCCCTGGGTCAGGGCTTCCGGCACCGGATACTGCTCGTCGAAGAACTCACCCGGCTTCATCGGTGTCTTGTGCGAGACCGTGGTCAGCAACTGGCCGTCGATCAGGATATCGAAATCACAGCGATCATCGCCCCAATAGGTCGCCTGCATCACCAGCGGACCGGGCTTGACGTTCATGGTGAAGGACATGAAGCCGCCGGAGCGGGCGTCACGACCATTGCGGCCGCGATAGGTGCCGGGCCAGGAAACGTCCGATTCGAGATTGTGGTCGCGTTCGGCCTGCATTTCGCCGAGGTGCATGACGTCCACCGAACGGGCGGCGAGATCGCGCTGGCGGGCCTGTTCGGCCAGGAAGGCGGCTTCCTCGACCTTCCACGCCGCATCATCGAACGCCTTGAAGTAGACTGCGCTGCGACGTTCCCACTGGCTGTAGAAGGGCACGATCTTCAGTTCGCCGGGCCGGCCGATGCCGACCGTCTTGAACTCGGCCTTTTCGATGGCCACCGGCGCGAAGCCGGCCAGCAGGTTATCGCCCACCAGGGCCGGATCGGTCGCCTTGTAATCGTCATCGACCGAGGCGAGGTCCGCAGCCATTACCATGGGGCCGCGCAGGATCGCCACCACACCCGGATTATCCGAGGTCGGCTCGATATGCAGGTCCATCGGCAGGCCGAGCGCCAGGCTGTCGCCGGCCTGCCAGACGCGATCGACGATCAGGTAACCATTGTCACGCGCGGCTTCGACTGGCTTGCCGTTCAGTTTGAGCGCGGCGGTGCGCGCCCAGCCAGGCACGCGCAGGGCCAGCTTGAAACGCGCCGGACGACGCAGACTGGTCAGGCTCAGCTTGACCGCGCCCTCATAGGGATAGCCGGTATCGAGGCGAAGGATGGCGCTCTTGCCGGCCCACTTGGCGGTCGAGGGAATATAGAGATTGACGAACAGGGTATCCGCTGTCTGCCAGTAGATCGACTCGGCGTGCTTGGCGTGGCTTTCCATGCCGGTGCCGTGGCAGCAGGTCCAGTTATCGACCGGATCGGAGAAGCCGCGGGCAGCACCCGTGAACAGCGGCGTCATGTAGGAGAACATGCCGGTCTTCGGGTTCTGCTGCGCCATGACGTGGTTGAGGTGGGCGCGCTCGAAATAATCGAAATAGGCGGCGTCCGGTGACCAGCGATACATGTCGCGGGTCAGCTTCATCATGTTGTAGGTGGCGCAGTGTTCGCAGGTCGCCTCGGTGATGTGCTTTGAAATGGTGTCCGGCTCGAAGAAGTATTCGCGGTCGCCATTGCCGCCGATGACAAACGAATGGTGCTTGGTCACGCGCTCCCAGAAAAAGGCAGAGGCCGTGTGGTAATCGGCCTTGCCGGTGACGTCGTACAGGCGCGCCAGGCCCAGTACCTTCGGGATATTGGTGTTGGAATGGATATTGGCCAGCTTGTCCTGCTTCGCCACCAGCGAATCCAGCACCTTGTGGTGATAAAGACGCTCGGACAGCTTCAGCCAGCGCGGGTCGTTGGTGCGCTGGTAAAGTTCAGCGAAGCTGTCATTGATGCCACCGTGCTCGCAGTTCAGCACCTCCTGTACCTGGGCGTCGGTCAGGGCGGCGAACACCTTGTCGATATAGCCGCCGAGATTGACCGCTACCGGAATGGCCTTGTCGAGGCCGCAGAGCGCCTGAACATCGAACAGGCCGCTATAGAGCTTGTGCCAGTTATAGAAGGGCACCCAGCAGCCATTGAGGTCGAAACCGGCCGAGCGGATATCGCCGGCCATGATCTCCGGGAAGATCTCCTTGCCATCGACGACCGTGCCGTTTTTGCGCTTCCTGAGGAAGCCGGCGACATAGCCATCGCCCTGGGCGCCCTGGATCAGGGCCAGTTCATCGATGACGTAGGCGGCGCGTTGTTTCAGCACCGGATCACCCGTCTGGGCATACATCAGCGCGATGGCGGAGAGATAGTGACCCAGGCTGTGACCGGCGATGGTGTCCTGCTCCCAGCCGCCATAGGGTTCCGCCTTGGGTTTCAGCCCGGCACCTTTGCGGAAATTGTGCAGGAAACGGTCGGGCTCCAGGGTCACCAGATAGGTGTGGTTGACATCGAGCGCGGTCTTGTAGGGCGAGGGCAGGAGACGGACATCCGAAAGTGGCAGGCTGCTGATTTTTTGCGGTGTCATATTGCCGGCAAGGCTGCGGCTTGAAAACAGGCCAAACCCCGCGAAAGCCGCCGTTGCGGTTAAGATTTGGCGACGATTGCCGGTCAGATTGGCCATTTTTACCTCCAGTTGTCGGACAATTTGGTATACGATATACGCTGAATTGCAAGCCTTAAAGCGCAAATTTGCCGTAATCCGGCGGTGTTTTCGGATAAAAAACGTCTGCTTCTGGCCGGATTTTTTATGACGAGCCATAAAAGAGTCTTCTATATTTTTGTAATACCCGTTCAAGCCGTTCAAATTTTTATAAATATATACAGTTGGTTATGGGTAACCTACGGTTCTGTTCCTATATATGGAATACGGGTGGGGGGCTGCCCTAGATGTGTTGCATATTGGTTACATTAAATTGTCATGTTATTGGATTTGTCATGATATTGCCGTATATCGTATAAAATATTTTGACGGCCCCCGATTTTCATGTCCACATCGTGACATCAGTTTTTTGAAGACGGGGAAGACCGAATGTTAACGACACGAGTGAGTAAAACCGTACTGCTGGCCGCCACCGGTCTGGCCGCGGCCATGATCTGCGCGCCGGCCCTGGCGCAGGAGGCCACAGGGACGCCAGAGCCGACCGCCGCCGAAAAGGCCGCTACCGCCCAGGCCGAAGCCCAGAGCGATGAGGTCATCATCGTCAAGGGGCTGCGCAAGAGCCTGAAATCAGCCGTGGATCGTAAGCGCAAGGCGGCCCAGATCGTCGATTCGGTCGATGCCGAAGACGCCGGCAAGCTGCCGGATAATAATGTCATCGAAGCTATTGCACGCGTTACCGGCGTGCAGATCGAGCGGGAACGCGGCGAGGGCAGCGGCCTTAAAATTCGTGGCATGGAAGATGTCCAGACGACCCTAAATGGTTCGCCGAACAATACCGGTGTTGGTCGCGCTGCTTCGCTCAACGATATCCCCGCCGAATTGCTGAAATCAGTGCAAGTTTATAAGAACCGCACGGCCGATCAGGTCGAAGGCGGCATCGCCGGTACGGTCAACGTCGATCTGCGCCGTCCGTTCGACCTGCCGAAGAAATGGACCTTTGCGGGCAGTATCCGCAATGTCTATGCCGATGTCGGCAGCACGGAAAGCCCCTATGCGTCCGCTCTGGTATCCAAGCGCTGGGATACGCCGATCGGGGAAATGGGCTTCCTGCTGAACGCCTCTTTCCAGAAGAATAATTACAAGGAACAGTGGGTCACGTCGGAAACGCCATATGACTTCCGCTGGTGGCCGACCCAGTTGGCCAGCCTGCCGGCCGATCTTCAGGACACGAACAAGCCCTTCGAACCGGGCGATGTGATCGCGCCCTACAAGGTCCAGAACGGTATCCAGGTCGGGACCGTCAAGCGCAATTCGTACAATGCCGCCTTCCAGTGGCGTGCGACGGAAAATCTGGACTTCCTGATCGAGGCTTCGGGTTTCAACGCGGATGAAAACCGCGCGGACGATTTCCTGGAAGCGCGTATTAAGGACAGCCCTGGCACCCTGTCAAATATCGTCTTCATGCCGGACGGTCACACAATCAAGTCCGTGACATCGACTGATCCGAATCCGAATGATGGCGATATCCTGCCGATCGGGCCTTTCGCCCGCGATAACGTCATCACCACGCGCAATACCCGCGTCAATTTCGAGGCGCACTACAATAAGGACCGCTGGACGGTTAATTTTGGTGCCTATCGTGACGAGAACCGCCTGGACCTCGACTGGTATCAGCAGTTGCTTCGTATGAAGAACATGGGATCGGTCAATTTCGACTTCGCCTCCGACAAGATGGTGGAGCCGGGGCCTTACCTGCAATTCTTCGACACGGCCGGCAATCCCTATGATTTCAGCAACAAGGACAACTATTATGTCCGCGAAATCGAGAACGGAAAGGGCTACGAAACCAGCACGGAAAACGTTTTTTCGCTTGATGGCACCTATCGGGTCAGCGATGACAAGCTGATCCGCAGCGTCCAGATGGGGGTTCGTAAAACCACCCGTGATGCCGAACGTCTTTACGGTTATCGCTATGCCGGCTTTGCCGACGCCAAGGCGATCCTGCTGAATGATTTCCCCGGCGGCACCAACACCAACACCATCTTTGCCGATGTGCCGGGCTATCAATCGGCGCAATGGTATCGCATGTCGCTTGACAGCTATCTGGCCAATTTCGACGCGATCCGCGCCCTGGCCTCCGATCCGGCCACCCTGTCCTATGGTGGTGGCGGCGCATGGGATCCGGCGACCGGTGCCGTACCGGCCACGGAACAATGGTCGACCGCTGAGGTTCAGACCGAGCGCATGATGGGCTCGTTCACGACCCAGGAAAACACCGCGGCGATCTATGCCCAGATATTCTATGGCTTCAAGATCGGCAATATCCCCGTCGATGGGGTGATCGGTGGCCGCGAGGTCCATACCTGGGGCAACAGTTTCTCCTATGATCGTCAGATCAACTGGGTGGCGAATCCTGCTTATGACCCTACAGACACGAGCCCGACCGCTGCGCCAGAACTGATCGTCGGCACGCCTGACGCTCTCATGGTGCCGCGCACGACCGAACTGGATTACAAGGACTTCCTGCCCAGCGCCCACGCCGTGGTTCACTTCACGCCGAAACTGCAGTTCCGCGTGGCCTACTCGTTCAACGTTCAGCGCCCCCGCTTCGATCAGGCGACGTCCTTCACCTTCCTCGACGCGGGCAATAGCAGCTCGAATGCTGGCGGCGGCTGGGGCGGTAACGCCAATCTGAAGGCGAACAAGGAAGATAACTATGACGCATCGTTGGAATATTATTTCGGTCGTGGCAGCGTTATCTCCTTCGCCGCTTATCTGAAGAAGCCAGACGGCTTTATCTATGACTCTACTGAACTGGAAACCATTGATGGCAAGCAGTATAATATTACCCGTCCACGCAATGCCAGCCCCGGCACTTTCCAGGGCTACGAGTTCAACGCGCAGGGCTTTTTTCGACTTCCTGCCTGGCAAACTCGCTAACTTTGGCGGCCAGTTCAACTACACCTACAACCAGGTCGCTAAGATCGATTATCCGGGTGATGACGATAATGCGGTCGGCAACTCGAAATACACCTATAACCTGATGTTGTATTACGATACGCCGCAGTTCAGCGCCCGTGTCGCCTATAACTACCGCGACCGGTTCCGCGCCTGGGCTTTGCCTGAGTTCTCGGAGTACTCGCCCTACGTGGAGGCCACTTCGCGTCTCGATGCGGCGGTCAACTGGACGCCGGTCAAGTATATGACGCTCAGCCTGGAAGGTACCAACCTGCTCCAGAACAACACCAAGATGTACTGGGGAGAGCAAAAGCTGCTGCCGCAGGGGATGCGTGTTCAGGCCCGCACCGTTCAGGTTAGCGCGCGTTTCCGCTACTGATCTGATATCCACCAAAAGCAAAACCCCCGCCGGGCGACCGGCGGGGGTTTTTGTTGGATTGTCAAAAAATCAGATAGTGACCAGTTGCGGGGAAGGGCAGGCCCTGGCGACATAGTCGTCGTGCAGGGGCATGGCATTGGCCAGGCCCGCCGTGCCTTCGCGGACGCGGTCCATGCGCCAGCGGAATTCATCCTCAGGCATCAGGTCGGCGACGGGGTGATAGGATTTCGGCGTCAGGCCCTGTCCGATCAGAACGGCGAACCAGCTTGCTTCCTTGAACAGTTCGTCAGGTTTCACCAGCGAGAGATTGTGTTGCGTGAAGCTTTCCAGCCGGGCTTTCAGGCTGTCGGGGATATCCATATGTTTGCAATAGGCCCAGAAAGGCGTGTCCTCGCGCTGAGTGATCTTGTAGTGCGCGATCAGGAAGTCCTTCACATCGTCATAGGCGAACAGCATCTCGGCGTTGAAGCTGTTGCGCAAGCTGTCCGTGATCCGGTCGCGCGGGAAAAAACGGATCAGCTTCATGATCGCTTCCTGCACCAGATGGATCGAGGTCGATTCCAGCGGCTCCAGGAAGCCGCTGGCCAGGCCGATGGCGACGACATTACGGTTCCATTGCAGCTTGCGGTGGCCGGTGGTGAAGCGGATGATGCGCGGATCGGCCTGGGGTTTGCCATCCAGCCGTTGCAGTAGAAGCTCGGCAGCCTTGTCTTCGGAAAGGTAGTTTTCGCAGAAGACATAGCCGTTACCAGTGCGGTGCTGGAGCGGGATGCGCCATTGCCAGCCGGCTTCGCGGGCGGTCAGTTGGGTGTAGGGCGTGACCGGCTTTACCTTATCGCACGGCACGGCGGCGGCACGGTTGCACGGCAGCCAATGGCTCCAGTCGGTATAGCCGGTCTTGAGTGTCTGTTCGATCAACAGGCCGCGGAAGCCGGAGCAGTCGATAAACAAATCGCCGGTGATGGTCTGGCCGCTTTCCAGCGTGACCGAGGCGATATCGCCCGTTTCCGGATGCTGCGTGACGGTGGTGATCCGGCCTTCCTGGCGGACCACGCCGCGCGCCTCTGAATAACGGCGCAGGAATTTGGCATAGAGCGAGGCGTCGAAATGGAAGGCGTAGTTGACGTTCGGCGCTTTCGGATTGATCTCGCTCATGCGGCCGAAGCGGCCCATGCGGGCGGCAACGGTCTGCGGATTGAACAGGCCGAAATCGGCTGATCCGCCAGCCAGGCGATAACGCATCCAGTAATGGGTGAAATTGACGTTCATATCGACGCCATAGACGCCGAACGGGTGGAAATACTCGCTGCCAGGCGCCGACCAGTCGAGGAAGCGCAGGCCCAGCTTGAAGGTGGCATTGGTCTCCTTCATGAACCGGTTTTCGTCGAGTTCAAGAAGCGTGTTGAATTCCTGGATGGTCGGGATGGTGGCTTCTCCGACCCCGACCGTGCCGATTTCATCCGACTCGATCAGGGTGACGCTGTACTTTTGCGTGCCGAAGACTTTCGAGAGCGCCGAGGCGGCCATCCAGCCGGACGTACCGCCGCCCACAACCACGATTTTACGAATAGTCTCTGTCATTTGCACGCCTTAAGAAATGTCCGCGCTGATTATGACCAGCGTAGCGATGATGTCAATTCGGCGGTATATCGTATAAAATATTTGACAGTTTCGGGAAACCGTGCGGAATAAAGTCTGACAAAATATACTGGGGGTTTTGACATGCGGATAGCGAGACTTTTTGCCTTGTGCGCGGGCGTAGCACTGGCGGGCATCGCCCAAACGGCAGGGGCCGAAACGGTAACGGTCAAGGTGCCGGGTACTTCCATGCCGTGGATTATCAAGAAGAAAAACCCGGACCTGCCTTATGGCAAGGCCGATGGCACGGCACCGGCGGTGGCGCCGCTCAAACTGACATCCGGCATGTCCTTGCAGATGACGGCCACCGGCTCGACCACGACGGTGGCCGGTGGCGGCAGTTTCGATCCGGGCGGACAGGCCGAGTTCATCTGTGACGATCATCTGGGCGGTTCCGGGATGCCGTTCCCCAGCATGTACATGTCTCACGGCTTCTATCCGGTGCATCTCAATGAGTTGGTGGCGATCTTCACCGATGGCAAGGGCAAGATGGTCAAGTCACCGTTCCCGGTTGGCACCGGCCTGACCATTACCGTGCCGGAAGGCGCGGAGGCGATCCAGTTCGGCCTCAATGACGATATCTATGCCGATAATTCCGGCGAGATCGACGTAACTATCACCCCGGCGGCGGCCCAATAATTCAGACCAATAACTAATAAACGGCGAGATTTCTCAATGCGTCCCTTGTCCTATGCTCTTGCTGGCGGCCTTTCGCTGCTGGCCTTGTCCTCTATTGCTCACGCGGAAATCGCACCAATCGCCGAGCGTTACGCCATCGCTCAGGATTACCTGGCCGGCAAGACCGGTGAACTAATCACTGACCTCGACCTGCGCGCCCGCTTCGTGGCCAGCGGAACAAAGGTGCTGTATCGCCATGGGGCAAAAGGGCAGGGAACAATCACCCTGGCCGATGCCGCCACGGGCCAGACCACGGACCTGACGACCGAGGCCGCCTTGCAGCCGTTGCTGGCGCCGGTCATGGGCGCGGACGCGAAAGGTCCGTTCGATGTGTCTCCGGAAGACTATGACGCCGACAAGCGTTTACTCACGCTCAATTCCGGCGGAAAGAAGCTGATCTATGACATGGCGGCCAACACGGTCACCGCCGCACCGATCGAGACGAAGGCCGCTGACGAGGGCGTGGTCTCGCCCGATGGTCTCTACAAGGTCATCCACAAGGGCTATGACCTGGCCCTGATCGAGATTGCCACGGGCAAGGAAGCGGCGCTGACCGCCGATGGCAGCTATGACCAGCGCTACGGTATGAACTACCCGATGTTCGCCGACATGGTGGCGGCCAACAGTGAAACCCCGCCCATGCCGGTCAGCGTACAATGGTCGCCGGATTCCAAACAGATCCTGACCTATCGCCTGGATCGCAACGGCAGTTATATCTGGCATGGCGTCCAGCCCAATCCGCCGGGCAGCCAGATGCCGCGCCATTTCGACTATGTTTATCCGACCGCCGGCGCCGAAAAGGTGCCGCAGTTCGTGCCGGTGGTGATCGATGTGGCGGCCTCGCTGAAAGGTACCGTTGCGCCCAAGGTGCTGAACGTACCGTTGGATTCCATGCTGTGGCCCGGCGATCCCAATTTCGGCTGGAACAAGGACAAGATCGTCTATCAGTGGACCAAGCGCGGCTATGGCGAACTGGTTCAGTACGAGATCGATCCGGCCAGCAATGTGGCAACGGTCAAGGTGCGCGAGGCCATCAAGCCGCTGGTCACCGTTACCTCGTCCTCGATCCGCCCCGTCCCGGAACTCGATGGCAGCCTGGTCATTTCAGAGCGCACCGGGTGGGCGCAGCTCTATTTCGTCGGGGCCGGCGACAAACCCGAAAGTGGCAAGGCCCTGACCAGGGGCAACTGGGAAGTGACCGATGTCGTGCGTGTCGATGACAAGGCGAAGTCACTGCTGATCACCGGCATCGGCCGCGAGGCGGGCGTCAATCCGTACTTCTCAAGCCTCTATAATGTGAGCTGGGATGGCGCCATCCGTAACCTGACGCCAGAGCCACTCGATCATGATGTCAGCGTGTCAGAAGACGGCAAGACCTTCATCGACCGCATGTCTAGCCCGACCGTACCGACCCGCACCCTGCTGCGCAGCGCCACCGACGGCCACATCATCGCCGAACTCGGCAAGGCTGATCCGTCGGCCCTGCTGGCCAGCGGTTTCACCCCGCCGGAGCCTTTCAGCACTCTGGCGGATGACGGCAAGACCATGCTCTACGGCATGATCTTCCGGCCGAAGAACTTCGATCCGTCGAAGTCCTATCCGGTGATCGAATATGTCTATACCGGTCCGACGACCCATGTGATCGCCGAAGGCTATGGCCGCAATATCCGCAATCCGGCCGAGGGCATGGCGCAGATCGGCGCCATCGTGGTTGAGGTCGATGCGCGCGGCACCTCGCAGCGCGGCCAGGCTTTCCGCCTGCCGGCCTATCAGAACCTCGGTGAGGTCGGGCTGGACGACCATATCTGGGTGCTGAAGGCGATGAAGGCCAAGTACAGCTATTTCGACCTCGATCGCGTCGGCGTGTTCGGCCATTC
This window harbors:
- a CDS encoding Svx/AvrXca family virulence/avirulence protein; the protein is MLRHPLSARVSLLALLPVCAFLTGCGGGSASAQTPPVTLPVTPPVTGACVAGTWTVVSGTPDEQKVQYETAHFAFRWKDGGVNKADAVSAGDYLETVWTTFIGQIKFPEPYCDTATKHKANINLDPTFGLTGGPTGDRDMGMWIGPLALKDHWGLAHEFTHALQGSTRSFRDGKYVGWLWEGHANWMAHQMPEYRNEVHCSELLVNFPHLYYGSTRDRYCNWQFLEYLKDKYGYQAVNNLWANGLKPDQAGYLEEDPFSTLMRNQKWSVADLNDEFGEWALRNITWDYVDQDGNDEAPTYRAKYGSYDQRDGQRALRVTALDPMDLGQRRFAVPNAWAPQRWGYNVVRLMPDAGATKVTVKFRGVVQAAPAATTLPGFTNDPASIPQPDSDWRWGVVAIQADGTPRYGPLMGGADGDLSFDLKSGDQAVYMVVVGTPSSQQKIQWDQAYYSIYRYPWMVQLTGALPQGYEAGYTPGANGHIQANGGGWVSNAAHVEPSVYVGPYARVLGGTVKGNARIEDHALVRGGTVSGNAVIGAMSIIDDGVTVKDNAGVETTFLGIGGFEPGTELSGTAEILGDAEVRGGPKLSTGVYSGFVDKSSQADPKQGGDLTVPVPEVTSTAPYVWRP
- a CDS encoding glycoside hydrolase family 127 protein; amino-acid sequence: MANLTGNRRQILTATAAFAGFGLFSSRSLAGNMTPQKISSLPLSDVRLLPSPYKTALDVNHTYLVTLEPDRFLHNFRKGAGLKPKAEPYGGWEQDTIAGHSLGHYLSAIALMYAQTGDPVLKQRAAYVIDELALIQGAQGDGYVAGFLRKRKNGTVVDGKEIFPEIMAGDIRSAGFDLNGCWVPFYNWHKLYSGLFDVQALCGLDKAIPVAVNLGGYIDKVFAALTDAQVQEVLNCEHGGINDSFAELYQRTNDPRWLKLSERLYHHKVLDSLVAKQDKLANIHSNTNIPKVLGLARLYDVTGKADYHTASAFFWERVTKHHSFVIGGNGDREYFFEPDTISKHITEATCEHCATYNMMKLTRDMYRWSPDAAYFDYFERAHLNHVMAQQNPKTGMFSYMTPLFTGAARGFSDPVDNWTCCHGTGMESHAKHAESIYWQTADTLFVNLYIPSTAKWAGKSAILRLDTGYPYEGAVKLSLTSLRRPARFKLALRVPGWARTAALKLNGKPVEAARDNGYLIVDRVWQAGDSLALGLPMDLHIEPTSDNPGVVAILRGPMVMAADLASVDDDYKATDPALVGDNLLAGFAPVAIEKAEFKTVGIGRPGELKIVPFYSQWERRSAVYFKAFDDAAWKVEEAAFLAEQARQRDLAARSVDVMHLGEMQAERDHNLESDVSWPGTYRGRNGRDARSGGFMSFTMNVKPGPLVMQATYWGDDRCDFDILIDGQLLTTVSHKTPMKPGEFFDEQYPVPEALTQGKTSVTVKLVPKEGRSTAMVFDILLFTAAPAGTTA